One part of the Helicobacter cetorum MIT 99-5656 genome encodes these proteins:
- the aroQ gene encoding type II 3-dehydroquinate dehydratase has product MKILVIQGPNLNMLGHRDPRLYGMVTLDQIHEIMQTFVKQSNLDVELEFFQTNFEGEIIDKIQESVGSDYEGIIINPGAFSHTSIAIADAIMLAGKPVIEVHLTNIQAREEFRKNSYTGAACGGVIMGFGPLGYNMALMAMVNILAEMKAFQEAQQNNPNNNSVNNQ; this is encoded by the coding sequence ATGAAAATTTTAGTTATTCAAGGTCCTAATCTTAACATGCTAGGACATCGCGACCCTAGACTTTATGGTATGGTAACTTTAGACCAAATCCATGAAATCATGCAAACTTTTGTCAAGCAGAGTAACTTAGATGTGGAGTTGGAGTTTTTCCAAACGAATTTTGAGGGTGAAATCATTGATAAAATCCAAGAGAGCGTGGGTAGTGATTATGAAGGCATTATCATTAATCCTGGAGCGTTTAGCCACACTTCTATTGCGATTGCTGATGCGATTATGTTGGCAGGAAAACCTGTGATTGAAGTGCATTTGACTAATATTCAGGCTAGAGAAGAATTTAGAAAAAATTCTTACACCGGAGCAGCTTGTGGGGGCGTAATTATGGGGTTCGGTCCGCTTGGTTACAACATGGCTTTAATGGCAATGGTAAATATTCTAGCAGAAATGAAAGCTTTCCAAGAAGCCCAACAAAATAACCCTAACAATAATTCAGTCAATAACCAGTAA
- a CDS encoding O-antigen ligase family protein: MKERLRVLFNADYVFTLIFALFFLTSFKKPLTQVLLIVLVVFLLLKCYLQASLKETFRINNLKKMPFKWLSVAFLGVFLSVFPNMFSMYDSQTFRYNLFALNMSLTYILGTLCLVFASRLKIKLNQKIIFYSMCVANFFNGLLSLVQKFYFNMPRVQGFSTVKEYVVLVSVSILGCYVYALYSQDKKEKFYFTLSIFVGFLVVIFSATRSALIAFSATFLILSCFVLYFQKSLKQLIYMGFVTLVLSGLYTQSGILEKKGAIEQSRVQSQSFEADLKRYAKKDADSSIGWRLERWKEALTILKLRPLFGMAASEKCQRLDEILSLSHSYRQKELILCIERYDNQLIHILATRGIIGLIIFIAFCIILIKIFWNGLRQNALISFFILSVLTFYLIYGIGFDPFDFFITGSFFVGMVVMGVFLRANSKV; encoded by the coding sequence TTGAAAGAGCGTTTAAGGGTATTATTCAATGCAGACTATGTTTTTACCCTGATTTTTGCCCTTTTCTTTCTCACTTCATTTAAAAAGCCCCTAACACAAGTCTTATTGATAGTTTTGGTGGTGTTTTTATTATTAAAATGCTATTTGCAGGCGTCTTTAAAAGAGACTTTTAGAATCAATAACTTGAAAAAAATGCCCTTTAAATGGCTTTCTGTGGCTTTTTTGGGTGTGTTTTTAAGTGTCTTTCCTAACATGTTTAGCATGTATGATAGTCAAACCTTTCGCTACAATTTGTTTGCACTAAACATGTCTTTAACCTATATTCTTGGAACGCTATGTTTGGTTTTTGCAAGTCGTTTAAAAATCAAGCTCAATCAAAAAATCATTTTTTACAGCATGTGCGTAGCAAACTTTTTTAATGGCTTGTTGTCTTTAGTGCAGAAGTTTTATTTCAACATGCCTAGAGTACAAGGTTTTAGCACGGTTAAAGAGTATGTTGTATTGGTGAGTGTGTCAATTTTGGGTTGTTATGTTTATGCTCTTTATTCACAAGATAAAAAAGAAAAGTTTTATTTCACACTCTCTATTTTTGTAGGGTTTCTAGTTGTTATTTTTAGTGCTACAAGAAGTGCTTTAATCGCCTTTAGTGCTACTTTTTTAATCCTTTCATGTTTTGTTTTATATTTTCAAAAATCTCTTAAACAACTGATTTATATGGGCTTTGTGACTCTTGTTTTAAGCGGTTTATATACACAAAGTGGCATTTTAGAAAAAAAAGGAGCTATAGAGCAGTCTAGAGTTCAAAGTCAAAGCTTTGAAGCGGATTTAAAACGCTATGCAAAAAAAGATGCTGATAGTAGTATAGGATGGCGGTTAGAACGCTGGAAGGAAGCCTTAACTATCCTTAAACTACGCCCTTTATTTGGAATGGCAGCGAGTGAAAAGTGTCAGCGATTAGATGAAATTCTATCTTTATCGCATTCATACAGACAAAAAGAATTGATTTTATGTATTGAAAGATATGATAATCAGCTTATTCATATTCTAGCGACTAGAGGTATTATAGGGCTTATTATATTTATAGCATTTTGTATTATTCTAATTAAAATATTTTGGAATGGTTTAAGACAAAACGCTTTAATATCCTTTTTTATATTGAGCGTTCTAACTTTTTACTTAATTTATGGCATAGGATTTGACCCTTTTGACTTTTTTATTACAGGAAGTTTTTTTGTAGGAATGGTTGTTATGGGAGTCTTTTTAAGGGCAAATTCTAAAGTCTAA
- the rpsO gene encoding 30S ribosomal protein S15: protein MALNLEKKQEIIKAFATKENDTGSCEVQVALLSERIKSLTEHLKANPKDHSSRLGLLKLVAQRRNLLKYIKRTEHARYMVLIEKLGIKDR, encoded by the coding sequence ATGGCTTTAAATTTGGAGAAAAAACAAGAAATCATTAAGGCGTTTGCTACTAAAGAAAATGATACTGGTTCTTGTGAGGTTCAAGTAGCGTTGTTGAGTGAGAGAATCAAATCTTTAACAGAGCATTTGAAAGCTAATCCTAAAGACCATTCAAGTCGCCTAGGGCTTTTAAAGTTAGTCGCTCAAAGACGCAATTTATTGAAGTATATTAAACGCACAGAGCATGCACGCTACATGGTTTTGATTGAAAAGCTAGGCATTAAAGACAGATAG
- a CDS encoding toprim domain-containing protein, which yields MAKKKQIILSEGFFDVMAYEFFNYNFAVCCLGTAFTKEHLFLLKKQNVEICFSLDNDKAGMDASIRAIELCLNYGFTNISVIKIKDKSYKDMGEFLEKNKKPLLTKTHAFKFYCAYLLRSELNTEQKDINYKRILKNINPLSPFMTLKIPLKSYCKV from the coding sequence ATCGCTAAGAAGAAGCAAATTATATTAAGCGAGGGCTTTTTTGATGTAATGGCATATGAATTTTTTAATTATAATTTTGCAGTTTGTTGTTTAGGGACTGCTTTTACTAAAGAGCATCTATTTTTACTAAAAAAACAAAATGTTGAAATATGTTTTTCACTAGATAACGACAAGGCAGGCATGGATGCAAGTATAAGGGCAATAGAATTGTGCCTAAATTATGGTTTTACAAATATTAGCGTTATTAAGATTAAAGACAAGAGCTACAAAGACATGGGCGAGTTTTTAGAAAAGAATAAAAAACCCCTTTTAACAAAAACGCATGCATTTAAATTCTATTGTGCCTATTTGCTAAGAAGTGAATTAAACACAGAGCAAAAAGATATTAATTACAAACGGATATTAAAAAACATTAACCCATTAAGCCCCTTTATGACCCTTAAAATCCCTTTAAAAAGCTATTGCAAAGTATAA
- a CDS encoding RNA-guided endonuclease InsQ/TnpB family protein — protein sequence MKVNKGFKFRLYPTKEQQTKLQHSFFVYNQAYNICLNLQQEQYEKNKDLPTKQRKWQKSSELDSAIKHHLKARNLSFSSVVAQQSRMNAERALRDAFKVKNRGFPKFKNSKFAKQSFTWNNQGFSIKDFNERFKMFNLMKMPLKMRMHRDLPLNAKIKQIVVSCSHQKYFVSFSIEYEKELNTIKEPRNCVGVDLNIYDIALSVDLKEYEKLTDLEQYQKDMKELGLKVDENINLKRLIPTYSKLHSFKKYSKEFKRLQRKQSRRVLKSKQNKIKLGGNFYKTQKKLNKAFDKSSYQKLDRYHKITSELSKQFELIVVEDLQIKNMTKRAKLKNVKQKSGLNKSILNTSFYQIISFLDYKQQHNGKLLVKAPPQYTSKTCHSCGQINHELKLNHREYLCQNCGYIEHRDINAASNILSKGLSLLGLGNSLADFKEQSLSY from the coding sequence ATGAAAGTAAATAAGGGCTTTAAATTTCGTTTGTATCCTACCAAAGAGCAACAGACCAAATTACAACACTCTTTTTTTGTCTATAACCAAGCCTATAACATTTGCTTAAATCTACAACAAGAGCAATACGAAAAAAACAAAGATTTACCCACTAAACAAAGAAAATGGCAAAAATCAAGCGAATTAGATAGTGCGATTAAGCACCATTTAAAAGCTAGGAATTTAAGTTTTAGTAGTGTAGTCGCTCAACAATCACGCATGAATGCAGAAAGAGCCTTAAGAGATGCCTTTAAAGTCAAAAATAGGGGCTTTCCTAAATTTAAAAACTCTAAATTTGCTAAACAAAGTTTTACTTGGAATAATCAAGGCTTTTCTATCAAAGACTTTAACGAACGCTTTAAGATGTTTAACTTAATGAAAATGCCCTTAAAAATGCGTATGCATAGAGACTTACCCCTTAATGCTAAGATTAAACAAATCGTAGTCTCTTGCTCTCATCAAAAATATTTTGTTAGTTTTAGCATAGAATACGAAAAAGAGCTTAACACTATTAAAGAGCCTAGAAATTGTGTCGGTGTGGACTTAAATATCTATGATATAGCTTTAAGCGTTGATTTAAAAGAATATGAAAAACTAACCGACCTAGAACAATACCAAAAAGACATGAAAGAACTAGGTTTAAAAGTAGATGAAAATATCAATCTAAAACGACTTATTCCTACTTATTCTAAACTACATTCTTTTAAAAAATACTCTAAAGAATTTAAAAGACTACAAAGAAAACAAAGCCGTAGGGTTTTAAAATCTAAACAAAATAAAATCAAACTAGGAGGTAATTTTTACAAAACTCAAAAAAAATTAAACAAAGCCTTTGATAAATCAAGCTATCAAAAACTAGACAGATACCATAAAATCACAAGCGAACTTTCAAAGCAATTTGAATTGATAGTAGTTGAAGACTTACAAATTAAGAACATGACCAAAAGAGCCAAACTCAAAAATGTTAAACAAAAGAGTGGGCTTAATAAGTCTATACTAAATACTTCATTCTATCAAATCATCTCTTTTTTAGACTACAAACAACAGCATAATGGCAAATTGTTAGTGAAAGCTCCCCCACAATATACGAGTAAAACTTGTCATAGTTGTGGGCAAATCAACCACGAGCTTAAATTAAATCATAGAGAATATCTGTGTCAAAATTGCGGATATATAGAGCATAGAGATATAAACGCCGCAAGTAATATTTTAAGCAAAGGGTTAAGTCTTCTTGGGTTAGGAAATAGCCTTGCAGACTTTAAAGAGCAAAGCCTTTCGTATTAG
- the tnpA gene encoding IS200/IS605 family transposase — translation MKQIDNIRHGRHCVFLMHVHLVFVTKYRRKAFNKEVIDFLGSVFAKVCKDFESELVEFDGESDHVHLLINYPPKVSVSRLVNSLKGVSSRLVRQQNFKNVKATLWGNHLWSPSYFAGSCGGAPLEIIKQYIQEQETPH, via the coding sequence ATGAAACAAATTGATAATATTAGACATGGCAGACATTGTGTTTTTTTAATGCATGTGCATTTAGTATTTGTAACTAAATATAGGCGTAAAGCATTCAACAAAGAAGTTATAGACTTTTTAGGTTCTGTATTTGCTAAGGTATGCAAAGACTTTGAAAGCGAGTTAGTAGAATTTGATGGGGAAAGCGACCATGTGCATTTACTTATCAATTATCCACCAAAAGTTAGTGTTAGTAGGTTAGTTAATTCTTTAAAGGGTGTTAGTAGTCGTTTGGTTAGACAACAAAATTTTAAAAATGTTAAAGCTACTTTGTGGGGCAATCATTTATGGTCGCCTAGTTATTTTGCTGGAAGCTGTGGGGGTGCTCCTTTAGAAATCATTAAGCAATATATCCAAGAGCAAGAAACACCAC